The DNA sequence AACTGAATAAAATGATGTTTCGAACGTTTCTCtgtaatttatttcttcctcagttATTGCGTCCAgtaaactttctatttttaattgggTTTCTTGATATTGAGTATGAATACTATTCGCGTTTTCGATGCGCAATTCAATTTCAGCGCGAGTTGGCTCATTCATCTCACCGTGGGTTGAGTCCCTAtcaatgaatttaataaatgaggTTAATCGCGCTTTAAGAGATGCTCTTATCTTTTTTAACGTAGGCAAATCCCccattttaattcaaatttaaatgttttaactaTTATGTGTCAAAGTAAACTAACAATGAACAATAAATTTCAAGATTGAAGAAGTCTAAGTTAGAAAattgaaatgaaaggcagataagTAAGGAACAAAAGCTCACTTCCCCTGATTTTTGATGATTCGATGTCCCGTCCAGTGAAATCGTCAGTATGTGTTCAATCGGATTGTATACTTGACTTGAAGCCTGGGGCAAAGGAGCACTCGATGTATTTCTGCGACTGTCTCGTTCAACGTTGTCGGCTGATCTTGTAGGTTGTATGGCGTGGAATAGCACAaatatccggctcgaaggaccaatgtttgtttgttctttttcttagatATGATGTGATGATTTATCTATTCGTAATGTAAAAAattcttatattaaaattatacaaaatgaatttcaagATCTGACTTTTTTATTCTCGCTTGACACACACAGAGATGATACAGATTAATTATTAGTTGCTATTGGCAACCTTGACATTTcccctttttaataattatgcagCCACTATCTTGAACACAACTAATGGAAAAGGTTCcctcaagaaaaaaaaatcaagcaTGCCTTCCAACTGCATTTTCATCATTTAGAAATTGTAGAATCATCTTAGATTGTACAGAAGTGTACTCAGTTACTCCCACTAGCatggaaaacaaaaattaacatatAGTTCTTATAAGCATCATAACACCTGGAAGGTTCTTGTAGGAGTAGCACCAAATGGTGTCATCACATATGTCAGCATTGCCTATCCTGGATCCACTTCTGataaacaaattgttaaaaactGTGGCATTCTAGACCCAATGACCTATGGTGATGTTATTCTAGCGGATAAAGGTTTCTTAATTAAAGATTTATTGCCTGAGGGGGTACACTTAAATATTCCTCCTTTTCTAAGTACCCCTCAGTTTACAGAGGAACAGGTGTATGAAACAGAAACCATAGCAAAAGCTAGGATACATGTTGAGAGGGCGATCCGAAGAATAAAGTGTTACAATATATTGCAGCAAATTCCAAATTTTTACATGTCTCAAATAACCGTGATATTTCAGTTATGTGCTGCTTTAACGAATTTTCAATACCCTCTTATTAAAGAAGTTGAGGAATATTACTCATAAAGTACTTTATTGGTGTTAGTAAGAGGGTGTAACATTTATTCTTGTGAAAATAAAAAGCGAATGTAGATGGTGAAAGATAAATTTGGATCTGTGACATCAATTAAATTTTGTACTTGGGCCTTTTGAAGTGTaaacttttaaagaaatatttatgtgTTGATGTATTAACTCCAAGTAACATTATGTTTAtagagtataaaaaatacaataataatgttTATACAATTCTAACAAATAACAATTATTAAACTGTGTcttttaaaaattgctttatatttaacaacaaatgtttttttaacttgGTTTTGAATCTTCAATGTTTCTTATAACTTTAACTCTTGAAGGTATAAATATATCTTTACAAATCAACTGTTAAACAAATTTATGACATGCTAGCTTTGTtgtaatacaaaaattatttgaTGATCAATTCCtaatatgttttattaaattttaccaTTTGATCTCTTTTAACATGAAATATATTGTCACTTATTCCAAATTGTCTTCAAACCACggatataattttaaaatctacCTACTGCTATGCTACTGCAGTTGCTTCTTGTGTAGAGCAGATAATTACATTGTTTACAACAAtaatgaattatttaaatttttggtatattaaatatatttttttaaattcatcctgAGTTTTTTTTCACAGTGCAAACCCTTGTATTGTATATACTTAATGAAACACTATTTACTCTTTGAAAAGTTTAttaatgttataaaatttatatataaaaataaattgattttctcacaatttatcaataaaaattaatataagcaacaaaagaaataatgttaCAGCAGTAATGTCCACACAACTATacatttattgttaaataaaaaaaaattgaaatacaatggaACATCCAGTTGATTTTGTTGATCAAAATTTACATTtagtaatatagaaaaaataaccaacttttgctattaaaatttatcgtaataataaatagaaaatgcAGCAATACAATAGTTTGATCAATGGTGGGTAATTTGGAAAGGTTTGATAAGCTTGGTTTGATAAGCTTGGTTTGCCTAAAAGGGACATGGAGGATAACAATTGTGGACTGAAACTATGTGAGTGTAATAAATAAGGACAGCATAGTTAGACCCCTGTGCATGCATCTGACCTGAAGAGTTGTGATGTTAAGAGAAGTTTCAATGTTAGAGTAATTGATTTCGTCAGCTGTATGGTGACCCTTAAATGAAATAAATCTTAGGAATTTATGTTGAACCCCCTCAATAGCCTGAATATAAACATTATGGTATATTAGGTTTgctattatttttattaccaaCAACAACATTGTTATTTTAAGCATTTACATTTAGAGATACAGAAAACTCATTAAAGAGAGTGGGGTATTGAGTTCTAAGATATTCTTTGTGAACTTTCTGAATAACTTTGAGATCTGGAGAAAACCAAACCGGAAATTTCTTTGTTGGATACTTTTTAACAGGGACATAAAGATCGATTGTTAAGCATATAAGATGGTAAAAGATATTGAAAATATCATCAAGAAACTTAGATTTTATCATCAAgagattttaaacaaattatcgcAATTAAATTGAGAAAGAAAACTTATAACTTCTAGGATGTTCATCACATGGAAATCTCTATAAAAACATACAGTACATGATTCACACTGAAATTCAAAAGAGATAGGTGAATGATGAATATTCAACGAAAGTAGGATTATTTCTGCTGTAAATCTCtattagcaaaagctgctattactttgttgaattaaatggccaaatatatggtctAGGAAGACAAATTTATTAACTTCCTGTACTCTAATCagtatcaatagagtgttattatataatagaaatatgctttattgtcactgaaaattgtacaactttatgaacaaagcttacaaaaagccaaaaataacaattaacatttactaaaattacataaattgtcaatatcacaaaatataagataatagaatatacaatccattactaaattgcataataaaaccttatgaACTAGTTTATGAATAAAATTAAGTTGTAGCAACACATACCCAAatagatatataaaaatacattagttgcttgtacctaaacatactgtaatttcttagttattcgttaagaaactcttccactgaataatatggtctttcagatagataggcttttgtcaatttacggaacttaaggaaagaagttgtagtttgagagagagagagagagagacggtTGTATATTTTTggagaatataatatagatttcttaaCTAGCTCAGTGGACAAGATacgtaaatacacatcaaagcttgaatttctggtggagtagtcatgattaggtcttgctggaaaaacatgtaggtgtttacgaattaagcaaacagtttacAGAATATATAAACAGGGAAGAGTTTAAAtctcgtgatttttgaagtagtttCTGCAATGTATTGTTCTTCTGAGGCCAAACAGATGTTATTActctttttgtaatttaaaaacaacattagATTGggtagctgtactagaaccctaaaaagaaaggccatatcgaagaacCAAAAGAGATCTTATTGCATGAGGCCGAGGCTAATTTCCTACTTAACAAATCAATATgaatttaaggttgctgtctataaaaataccaagaaattttacagaattaacgatactgctctggctgttattaagaagcaacaGTTGAAGAGCTCTTTTATAGGATAAGGCTATTGTCTTATCCATGTTAACAGAGAGTAAATTAGTCtgccaggtttttattttaagtagatcagaagttataattgcatgaagagttgcaatattagagttcctcctggtaatactggtatcatcagcaaaaagaaatgtttccatcgatttttaagttagtgatgtcatttataaagataaggaaaagtagacaacccagtactgaaccttgtggatatatatatatatatatatatatatatatatatatatatatatatatatatatatatatatatatatatgtaaaacatAATGTACAGTTAAAAATAACCAGTCATTCATTCAACAATTTTGGCAAATATTGagccaaataaaaattttctaaCAGATCAATATTTGGGACCCAGGTCAAATCTTTTTCTATTATAACTGTAATTATCTCCTTCAACGTCCATatacataaataacaattttGTCGTCCAAAAATATGCAGGCAGCCTTGAATTTGGTGGTAGTAGTTAtgttcagtattaattaatacttCATCCTGATCATTATATGATATTATATATTTATCTGAATTTTTCAACTTTTCAGATAATTTTTCATTCCGAAATGTATATGGACACTTAACTTCTAAAATGCCATCATCACCAATTAAACCATCTGGACTAGCTCCTAATAAGCCTGACTTTGTCAGCCAAATACCTGTAGGCTGCACATCCAAATTCAGTGTATTTCTGAGATACTCTATACCACTCTTTTCGTGTGTTCTTCCCCACTGAATTGATTTGATGCCATCCAAATTATAAGCccctaaaaatgataaaaaaatattttactttagcTAGATATGAAAGCaaacaaaatgtgtttattataaataatagtgtACATTCTTAAAACATATCAACAGTTCAGTTAATCTCCATTACCATTTTTAGACATATgcaaacaattaattgaaatataATCTGATGGAAAACCTTCAGAATTTAAGCATTGTATTTGAttgcaaataataaaataatagaaatgtAACAGTACATACcaataagtgttttaaataaactttCTGGATACTTATTTCTCttgcaacaagaaataatggaGCCAAAGTTGCTAGAAGTAATTCTATATTTTCTGGCAAGAAACCATTTTTCATTGAGTACCTGGCCTGTTGTCTCATGTACTATTTTCTTTATCGTTGCATCATTTATTCGACAACATTTTAGAAAATGAGAATTTTTATCTGTTGAAATTTTCATTTCCTCTGAATAAATGATATCTTCAATTAATGAAATATCAATACTTTCGGCCTCTTGCTTTTCTTCCTGTAAAAGCCAAGTGAATCCCACAGTATTACCAAAACTACTTAATTTGATCTTTAATTGTTCTAATTCATTGGATGACATTTTTCTATTAAGGGCTTTATATGGCCTGGGAGGATATAGTGCTTCTGCAGTTTTAGTTTCTGTCTTACTTTGGACAGGAATGTTCCACGTACATGTTTTATCAGTAATTGATATATTGTAATGTCCAAAGAGAGCTATAGTGGCTATATGATGGCATTTAATACCCCTAGGACAGGAACAATTTGCAGCAGTAATTTGCCATGATTTATTCAACATAATCTGCAATGATAAAATTAAGTACTTAGATTCCCACATCTAAACTTAAAAATCGTTAACTTACCTCAACATTATAAGTTTTGTCTTTCATACTTGCAAATACTTCTCCCTTAATGATTAATAAATCAGGGTCAAACAACATTTTTTTCACATGATTTGATTCAAGGGCATTTTCACCCTTTCGTATAattttgttgtcattactgaaaaattcagtaatactggatatcttcaacacatgtttactagccattatatgctcaaatctaaaaaataaacttgaaaaactATTGCAATTTTCAACATTCATTACAatattcaaaaaacatttttttaagtactCACTATAGCAATTTAATAGAAAGATTTCCACAGAATATTATATTAAAACTAAAAGTCCTTATTCACTACTTAAACTAGgagaaaacgaatatctttagtcttttagGGGATCGAATCACTGAcacctaaaaagaataaaacattaatttaaatatttttcaacttcataaataaattcaatgatttattgatttacaatttaaaataaccctgataaaatgacaacaaaataccttgaaataaagaaaaaaataattaaagttttaatcccacacaatataacctcaaaatatgaactttgacagtaaatatcttaatactttgatacacttacctcacaaattcacgaacaacctATAAAACCAATCGCACAAAATAGATATTTGGGAGCGAAaatccttatttatttttttaaatataaaaaaaactaacgtTTCCAAAGTCTTATGGGAGAAACACATGCAAACGAGATTTGTTTGGAAAGGTCTTCTaagccccgcccattgtgacgtcagtcCATAGACTTGATGATGACATGATCTacgaattcaagaaaaattattacaatgtGCTGATTTAAAACTAGCACAAGCTATAGACATCTGTAGGGCTATGGAAAATAGTGCTGTTACTCAacgtgaaatatccaaagaaagtgAAAGTGTTAGTGTTgtgaagaaaaaaaatgaagaaaacagaccTGGATCTACAGGACAGTCAAGGTATGGTTCAAAGTATGAGAAGGAGCAGTCTACAAGCTACAAAGTTACTGACAAAAATACAGGTAACCATTATATTCAGTGTTATAAATGTGGACTTCAGCATATTAGGGGTAATATAGTGTCCTGCATTTTTCAGATATTGTTCTTTATGTAACAAAAAAGGACACTACCGTAAATGTTGTCCTGATAATAACAACAACGTCCATGAAATCAATGATAACGATAGTAGTTGTAGCAATTCTGACACTGATTTAACTGATGAACAGGTGCTAGTGTGGACTGTTAATGAGATTAATCCGAACTCTTCAGAATGGTTCCAAAAAATCATTATTAATGGTAAAGAGAGTATTTTAAAAGTTGATACTGAAAGTGAAGTCAATATATTGAGCAgtagtgattttaaaaatttaaatattgattacAAAATGCTTGAAAATACTAATAGTTCATTATCTAGCTATACTGGACATGTTATTAATgttgttggtaaaatttatatacctTGCTCTTTCAAGAACATATTTAAAGATTGTCTGTTCTATATTTTAGATGATGATAAACAAAAATCTCTATTAGGCCTAAAGGCAGCAAGAGACTTtcaaattgtttgtgatcagccTCGTGTTAGTATGATAGATAATGAAACAAATCATATTATAAATAGTTATAAGAGCATTTTTTCAGGTGTAGGTAAGGTCAACAggtattttaatataactttatcTAGTGATGCAGTGCCATTCATAAGTGGGACACGAAAAATTCCACTGGCTATAAGGAGCCAAGTTAAAGATAAACTTGATGATATGGTACGTAAAAACCTTTTTGTACCAGTTAGTGAACCCACAGAATGGCAAAATCCTATTGTAGTTTGTGGTTGTTCCGAAAAATAAGGGATCTGATATTAGAATATGTATGGATCCTGTGtatctaaataaatatgttaaaagagaAAGGTTTCCAATTCCTACTCAAGATACTTTATTTGCTAAGCTTTCAGGTGCTAATTATTTCACATTATTAGATGCATCATCTGCTTTTCTTCAGTTGCCTTTGAATTATGAAAGTTCACTTTAATGTACTTTTACTACACCTTTTGGTCGTTATAGATATCTGAGATTACCATATGGCCTTACCTGTGCacctgaaatttttcaaaaatatatgtctGAACTTTTAGATAGTATATCAGGAACAATAAcatattttgatgatattttggtttttggatgttctaaaaatgaacatgataaaaatttgaaatgtattttagaaaaaattaaacagagtGGCTTAACTTTGAATTTAGGAAAATCTAAATTTTGTCAAACAAAAGTGAAATTTTTAGGTCATCAGATTAGTAATATTGGCATTTCACCTGATCATGATAAAACAGAAGCTATTACAAAAATGACAccaccaagtaataaaaaagtataccaaatatatatataagtatacaaAATTTATACCAAACCTGCCAGAACACACTAGTCCTCTAAGATGTTTACTTTCTAGTAAAAATGAGTGGCATTGGGGACATAATGAACAGGCATGTTTTGATAAACTAAAGAATCTTGTGGCGTCAGCCACTACTTTGCATTATTTTAACCCTGACAAA is a window from the Diabrotica undecimpunctata isolate CICGRU chromosome 10, icDiaUnde3, whole genome shotgun sequence genome containing:
- the LOC140451786 gene encoding uncharacterized protein; the encoded protein is MASKHVLKISSITEFFSNDNKIIRKGENALESNHVKKMLFDPDLLIIKGEVFASMKDKTYNVEIMLNKSWQITAANCSCPRGIKCHHIATIALFGHYNISITDKTCTWNIPVQSKTETKTAEALYPPRPYKALNRKMSSNELEQLKIKLSSFGNTVGFTWLLQEEKQEAESIDISLIEDIIYSEEMKISTDKNSHFLKCCRINDATIKKIVHETTGQVLNEKWFLARKYRITSSNFGSIISCCKRNKYPESLFKTLIGAYNLDGIKSIQWGRTHEKSGIEYLRNTLNLDVQPTGIWLTKSGLLGASPDGLIGDDGILEVKCPYTFRNEKLSEKLKNSDKYIISYNDQDEVLINTEHNYYHQIQGCLHIFGRQNCYLCIWTLKEIITVIIEKDLTWVPNIDLLENFYLAQYLPKLLNE